A genomic segment from Candidatus Latescibacter sp. encodes:
- a CDS encoding N-acetylmuramoyl-L-alanine amidase produces MKRVNYLFLEAFTKVVLYVKRKLVFNYSPLSLGPFPPKGGKGVLCSTFMSCPLRGKDVRRTGRGLLQIFLTLALILAPVRTAVAAEVENFTPFSFITLDKTPYISLVDIGETYHVKISYDPVTLGMTLARGTKTITVYNLSKTAKVNDTPVNLAFPARLIRGAIYVPASAILPLLSEMLNISLNWDSRKKGILSVGSRNSILGVSLDDRAQGTLLRISLSDSLQFSTEMAQYNWLTFIFPDGAFSRAIGPGVPAAGMVLDSRFTQRDEGVQLSFHISEDMESYDISRTEDSPDILISLRKKRSPGARNLSPNLLRGIENVVDSLSPKLDGETSPPAVVSPADERLWSINTVIIDPGHGGQDSGAVGAGGTKEKNVVLAVAKELKKLVDERQEITAVMTRNSDTFVGLYQRATLAKRANGKLFISIHANAGRNREAEGMEIFFLSAARTEDAKDVAQRENESVKYEDNPGLYRKLINDAGIVNDIQNDMASNVFLKESQDLCSVLLDNVLKTTRQTNRGVKQAGFYVLAGTRTAMPSVLFEIGFISNPEEEKMLNRISYQKRLAQAIYDSIIKFKERHERGLFSRSE; encoded by the coding sequence TTATATGTAAAAAGAAAACTCGTTTTTAACTACAGCCCCCTATCCCTCGGTCCCTTTCCCCCTAAAGGGGGCAAGGGAGTTCTTTGCTCCACATTCATGTCCTGCCCCCTCCGGGGGAAGGATGTCCGAAGGACAGGAAGGGGGCTGCTTCAAATTTTCCTGACACTGGCTCTTATCCTGGCACCCGTTCGGACGGCTGTGGCGGCAGAGGTGGAGAATTTTACCCCGTTCAGCTTCATCACCCTGGACAAGACTCCCTATATTTCGTTGGTGGACATTGGAGAAACTTATCATGTAAAAATCTCCTATGATCCGGTCACCCTCGGCATGACGCTTGCAAGGGGAACAAAAACAATCACCGTCTACAACCTTTCCAAAACTGCGAAGGTGAACGATACACCGGTGAATCTGGCATTCCCGGCGCGATTGATCCGTGGAGCGATATATGTTCCGGCGTCCGCAATTCTGCCCCTGCTTTCCGAAATGCTGAACATCTCCCTGAACTGGGACAGTCGGAAGAAAGGAATTTTATCAGTCGGCAGCAGGAACTCCATTCTGGGAGTTTCTCTCGATGACCGCGCGCAGGGAACGCTCCTCCGGATTTCCCTCTCGGATTCGCTGCAGTTTTCAACCGAGATGGCGCAGTATAACTGGCTCACGTTTATTTTTCCTGATGGCGCTTTTTCGCGGGCAATCGGTCCCGGAGTTCCGGCGGCAGGCATGGTCCTCGACAGCCGGTTCACCCAGCGTGACGAGGGAGTACAGCTCTCTTTCCATATTTCCGAGGACATGGAAAGTTATGATATTTCCCGGACCGAGGATTCACCGGATATTCTCATTTCGCTCCGCAAGAAGCGGTCGCCGGGCGCCAGGAACCTTTCCCCAAATCTCCTGCGCGGTATTGAGAATGTGGTAGATTCTCTCAGTCCGAAGCTGGATGGAGAGACGTCTCCCCCGGCAGTTGTCTCCCCTGCTGACGAGCGATTGTGGAGCATCAACACCGTGATAATAGATCCGGGGCACGGCGGCCAGGACAGCGGCGCTGTAGGCGCCGGGGGAACCAAGGAGAAAAACGTGGTGCTTGCAGTGGCGAAAGAATTGAAAAAACTGGTTGATGAACGTCAGGAAATTACAGCGGTCATGACCCGGAACAGCGATACTTTTGTCGGGCTATACCAGCGCGCGACCCTGGCGAAACGCGCCAACGGCAAGCTCTTCATCAGCATTCACGCCAACGCCGGCCGGAACCGTGAAGCGGAAGGCATGGAGATATTTTTCCTTTCCGCGGCAAGGACAGAGGACGCCAAGGATGTGGCGCAGCGTGAAAACGAGTCGGTAAAATACGAAGATAATCCCGGATTGTACCGGAAACTGATCAACGATGCCGGTATAGTCAATGACATTCAAAACGATATGGCATCCAACGTGTTTTTGAAAGAGAGCCAGGACCTCTGCAGCGTGCTCCTCGACAACGTGTTAAAAACCACCCGTCAGACAAACCGCGGAGTCAAACAGGCTGGATTCTATGTGCTCGCGGGAACCAGGACAGCCATGCCGAGCGTACTGTTTGAGATCGGATTTATATCCAATCCGGAAGAAGAAAAAATGCTCAACCGCATCAGCTACCAGAAACGGCTTGCCCAGGCGATATACGACTCTATCATCAAGTTCAAGGAGCGTCATGAGCGCGGCCTCTTTTCAAGGAGCGAGTGA